In the Necator americanus strain Aroian chromosome X, whole genome shotgun sequence genome, CGACCTCGACGAGCacctcaacggggaatccaggaacgaccacgacgagcatctcaacggggaatccaggcaCCACACACACTCAACGGAATCCTGGAACACCACGACGACATCAACGGGGCGAACGacacgacgagcatctcaacggggaatccaggaacgaccacacgacatctcaacggggaatccaggaacgaccacgacgaccacatcaactgaaacccgagaacgaccacgacgagcatctcaacggggaatccaggaacgaccacgacgaagcatctcaacggggaatccaggacgACCACGACGACACTCAACGGAACGGaagaccacgacgagcatctcaacggggaatccagggaCGACCACCACGACCACATCAACTGAAACTCctggaacgaccacgacgagcatctcaacggggaatccaggaacgaccacgacgagcaactcaacggggaatccagggacgaccacgacgagcatctcaacggggaatccaggaacgaccacgacaACCACATCAACGGAAACTCCTGGAACCATAACCTCAACAACTTCAACGGGGAGTCctggaacgaccacgacgagcaactcaacggggaatccagggaCGACCACATCAACGAAACCCctggaacgaccacgacgagcatctcaacggggaatccaggaacgaccacgacgacaCATCAacgaacgaccacgacgagcaactcaacggggaatccagggaCGACCACGACAACCACATCAACTGAAACTCCTGGagcgaccacgacgagcaactcaacggggaatccaggaacgaccacgacgagcatatCAACGGAAACTCCTGGAACCATAACCTCAACAACTTCAACGGGGAGTCctggaacgaccacgacgagcaactcaacggggaatccagggacgaccacgacgagcatctcaacggggaatccaggaacgaccacgacgaccaCATCAACTGAAACTCCTGGagcgaccacgacgagcatctcaacggggaatccaggaacgaccacgacgagcatctcaacggggaatccagggacgaccacgacgagcatatCAACGGAAACGAGCCAGGGATCAGGAACCCACGACGAGCATTCAACGGAAACTCCTAAACGGAcccaggaacgaccacgacgagcaactcaacggggaatccaggaacgaccacgacgaccaCATCAACTGAGACCCctggaacgaccacgacgagcacctcaacggggaatccaggaacgaccacgacgagcatctcaacggggaatccaggaacgaccaccACGACCACATCAACTGAAACTCCTGGAACCATAACCTCAACGActtcaacggggaatccagggacgaccacgacgagcatctcaacggggaatccagggacgaccacgacgagcatctcaacggggaatccagggaCGACCACCACGACCACATCAACTGAAACTCctggaacgaccacgacgagcatctcaacggggaatccaggaacgaccacgacgagcatctcaacgcCGACACCACACGACAACAACGAAACCACCACAGCATCAACGAACCGGACGCCAAACCTCAACGACCAACGGAGCCctggaacgaccacgacgagcaactcaacggggaatccagggacgaccacgacgagcatctcaacggggaatccagaaacgaccacgacgagcatctcaacgaGGAATCCAGggacgaccacgacgagcatctcaacggggaCCAGAGGGAtgacgaccacgacgagcatctcaacggaAATCCAGGAACACACACCACATCAACTGAAACccgaacgaccacgacgagcaactcaacggggaatccaggaacgaccacgacgagcatctcaacggggaatccaggaacgaccacgacgagcatctcaacggggaatccagggaCGACCACGACCAACGAATCCAGGAACAACCACGACGACAACAACTGAAACCCCAACACACACgcatctcaacggggaatccaggaacgaccacgacgaatctcaacggggaatccaggaaccACCACGACCACATCAACTGAAACCCctggaacgaccacgacgagcacctcaacggggaatccaggaacgaccacgacgagcatctcaacggaacgaccacgacgagcatctcaacggggaatccaggaacgaccacgacgaaaTCAACGAACccgaacgaccacgacgagcattggacactcaacggggaatccaggaacgaccacgacgagcatctcaacggggaatccaggaacgaccacgacgaccacatcaactgaaaccctggaacgaccacgacgagcatctcaacggggaatccaggaacaCCAACGACACTCAACAACTTCAACGGGGAATTctggaacgaccacgacgagcaactcaacggggaatccaggaacgaccacgacgagcatctcaacggggaaAATCCAGGAGACCAGACGACCACATCAACTGAGACCCGTAATGCGACCTCGACGAGCacctcaacggggaatccaggaacgaccacgacgaccacatcaacggggaatccaggaacaaccacgacgagcatctcaacggaAACTCCTGGAACCATAACCTCAACGACTTCAACGGGGAGTCCTggaacgacgacgacgaacaTCTCaacggaaagaaaagaaagggaatCCAGGAACAACCACACGACCACATCAACTGAAACCCctgaacgaccacgacgagcacctcaacggggaatccagaaCACCACGACGACATGAAACGGAAccgaacgaccacgacgagcaactcaacggggaatccaggaacgaccacgacgagcatctcaaggggaatccaggaacgaccacgacgagcatatCAACGGAAACCCCTGGACGACCTCGACGAGCACTCAACGGGGAACCagggaacgaccacgacgagcatctcaacggggaatccaggaacgaccacgacgaccacatcaactgaaacccctggaacgaccacgacgagcatctcaacggggaatccaggaacgacaCCACGAACAGGAACATCCAACGGGAATCCGGAACAAGACACATCAACGGAGACCCctggaacgaccacgacgagcaactcaacggggaatccagggaCGACCAGAGAGCATCAGGGGAATCCAGGAACaaccacgacgagcatctcaacggaAACTCCTGGAACCATAACCTCAACGACTTCAACGGGGAGTCCTggaacgacgacgacgagcatctcaacggggaatccaggaacgacgacgaaatccaggaacgaccacgacaAGCATCTCAACGGgaaatccaggaacgaccacgacgacaTCTCAACGGAAAGATTCAGGAAGAACGacacgacgagcatctcaacggggaatccaggaacgaccaccACGACCACATCAACTGAAACCCCTggaacgacgacgacgagcaTCTcgacggggaatccaggaacgaccacgacgagcatctcgacggggaatccaggaacaCACTCTGGAACGACCTACGACGAGCacctcaacggggaatccaggaacgaccacgacgagcatctcaacggggaatccaggaacgaccacgacgaccacatcaactgaaacggaacgacgacgacgagcatctcaacggggaatccaggaacgaccacgacgaccaCATCAACTGAGACCCCTGTAACGACCTCGACGAGCacctcaacggggaatccaggaacgaccacgacgaccacatcaacggggaatccaggaacaaccacgacgagcatctcaacggggaaCACTCCAGAACCATATCAACCTCAACGACTTCAACAGGGAGTCctggaacgaccacgacgagcatctcaacggggaatccaggaacgaccacgacgaccaTATCAACGGagaatccaggaacgaccagACGACATCAACGAATCctggaacgaccacgacgagcatctcaacggggaatccaggaacgaccacgacgaccaCATCAACGATCAACGAAACAACGGAACAAGAATAAGGGGAATCCAGGAAAACCACACGACCCCTgtaacgaccacgacgagcacctcaacggggaatccaggaacgaccacgacgagcatctcaacggggaatccaggaacgaccaccacgaccacatcaactgaaacccctggaacgaccacgacgagcatctcaacggggaatccaggaacgaccacgacgaccacatcaactgaagggaacgaccacgacgagcactcaacggggaatccagacgaccacgacgagcatctctACGGCGAATCCAGAACAACtgcgaccacgacgagcatctcaacggggaatccagaaacgaccacgacgagcatatcaacggggaatccaggaacgaccacgacgagcatatCAACGGAAACTCCTGGAACCATAACTTCAACGACTTCAACGGGGAGTCCTggaacgacgacgacgagcatctcaagGGGGAATCCAGGAACAACCACCACGGCCACATCAACTGAGACCCCTgtaacgaccacgacgagcatctcaacggggaatccaggaacaACCACGACGACCACATCAACTGAGACCCCTGTAACGACCTCGACGAGCacctcaacggggaatcctggaacgaccacgacgagcatctcaacggggaatccaggaacgaccaccACGACCACATCAACTGAAACCCCTggaacgacgacgacgagcatctcaacgaggaatccaggaacgaccacgacgaccaCATCAACTGAGACCCCTGTAACGACCTCGACGAGCacctcaacggggaatccaggaacgaccacgacgaccacatcaacggggaatccaggaacgaccacgacgagcatatCAACGGAAACTCCTGGAACCATAACCTCAACGACTTCAACGGGGAGTCctggaacgaccacgacgagcatctcaacggggaatccaggaacgaccacgacgagcatctcaacggggaatccaggaacaACCACGACGACCACATCAACTGAGACCCCTGTAACGACCTCGACGAGCacctcaacggggaatccaggaacgaccacgacgaccacatcaacggggaatccaggaacgaccacgacgagcatatCAACGGAAACTCCTGGAACCATAACCTCAACGACTTCAACGGGGAGTCctggaacgaccacgacgagcatctcaacggggaatccaggaacgaccacgacgagcatctcaacggggaatccaggaacgaccaccACGACCACATCAACTGAAACCCCTggaacgacgacgacgagcaTCTcgacggggaatccaggaacaaccacgacgagcatctcaacggaATCTCCTGGAACCATAACCTCAACGACTTCAACGGGGAGTCCTggaacgacgacgacgagcatctcaagGGGGAATCCAGGAACAACCACCACGGCCACATCAACTGAGACCCCTgtaacgaccacgacgagcatctcaacggggaatccaggaacaACCACAACGATcatctcaacggggaatccagaaACGACCACGACAACCACATCAACTGAAACTCCTGGAACCATAACCTCA is a window encoding:
- a CDS encoding hypothetical protein (NECATOR_CHRX.G25813.T2), encoding MLVVVVPGFPVEMLVVVVPGFPVEMLVVVAPGVSVDVVVVVVPGFPVEMLVVVVPGFPVELLVVVVPGLPVEVVEVMVPGVSVDMLVVVVPGFPVELLVVVAPGVSVDVVVVVVPGFPVEGFVDVVVPGFPVELLVVVVPGLPVEVVEVMVPGVSVDVVVVVVPGFPVEMLVVVVPGFPVELLVVVVPGFPVEMLVVVVPGVSVDVVVVVVPGFPVEMLVVVFRSVECRRGRPGFPVEMLRRGRSWIPR
- a CDS encoding hypothetical protein (NECATOR_CHRX.G25812.T1); protein product: MVPGVSVDVVVVVVPGFPVEMLVVVVPGFPVELLVVVVPGFPVEMLVVVVPGVSVDVVVVVVPGFPVEMLVVVFRSVECRRGRPGFPVEMLRRGRSWIPR
- a CDS encoding hypothetical protein (NECATOR_CHRX.G25813.T1) → MLVVVVPGFPVEMLVVVVPGFPVEMLVVVAPGVSVDVVVVVVPGFPVEMLVVVVPGFPVELLVVVVPGLPVEVVEVMVPGVSVDMLVVVVPGFPVELLVVVAPGVSVDVVVVVVPGFPVELLVVVVR
- a CDS encoding hypothetical protein (NECATOR_CHRX.G25814.T1), which codes for MLVVVVSGFPVEMLVVVVPGFPVELLVVVVPGLRWSLRFGVRFVDAVVVSLLSCGVGVEMLVVVVPGFPVEMLVVVVPGVSVDVVVVVVPGFPVEMLVVVVPGFPVEMLVVVVPGFPVEVVEVMVPGVSVDVVVVVVPGFPVEMLVVVVPGFPVEVLVVVVPGVSVDVVVVVVPGFPVELLVVVVPGSV
- a CDS encoding hypothetical protein (NECATOR_CHRX.G25814.T2) encodes the protein MLVVVVPGFLVEMLVVVVSGFPVEMLVVVVPGFPVELLVVVVPGLRWSLRFGVRFVDAVVVSLLSCGVGVEMLVVVVPGFPVEMLVVVVPGVSVDVVVVVVPGFPVEMLVVVVPGFPVEMLVVVVPGFPVEVVEVMVPGVSVDVVVVVVPGFPVEMLVVVVPGFPVEVLVVVVPGVSVDVVVVVVPGFPVELLVVVVPGSV
- a CDS encoding hypothetical protein (NECATOR_CHRX.G25815.T1); protein product: MTTTTSISTEIQEHTPHQLKPERPRRATQRGIQERPRRASQRGIQERPRRASQRGIQGRPRPTNPGTTTTTTTETPTHTHLNGESRNDHDESQRGIQEPPRPHQLKPLERPRRAPQRGIQERPRRASQRNDHDEHLNGESRNDHDEINEPERPRRALDTQRGIQERPRRASQRGIQERPRRPHQLKPWNDHDEHLNGESRNTNDTQQLQRGILERPRRATQRGIQERPRRASQRGKSRRPDDHIN
- a CDS encoding hypothetical protein (NECATOR_CHRX.G25816.T1), with translation MKRNRTTTTSNSTGNPGTTTTSISRGIQERPRRAYQRKPLDDLDEHSTGNQGTTTTSISTGNPGTTTTTTSTETPGTTTTSISTGNPGTTPRTGTSNGNPEQDTSTETPGTTTTSNSTGNPGTTREHQGNPGTTTTSISTETPGTITSTTSTGSPGTTTTSISTGNPGTTTKSRNDHDKHLNGKSRNDHDDISTERFRKNDTTSISTGNPGTTTTTTSTETPGTTTTSISTGNPGTTTTSISTGNPGTHSGTTYDEHLNGESRNDHDEHLNGESRNDHDDHIN
- a CDS encoding hypothetical protein (NECATOR_CHRX.G25818.T1), yielding MTCEKVGQRIENRHRRIKPQTVAIWKEMRLFHILLASGIFLLAMGSPRIKRQWYDYSNYYGYQYSQPYTYQYRQPYTYQYRQPFTLSYFRGQPVYPSNYGIHTQPNNYAYNYNYYQRQPVYYSNNDYAVYQRGDVNEGLTVEDVEVMVPGVSVDVVVVVVSGFPVEMIVVVVPGFPVEMLVVVVTGVSVDVAVVVVPGFPLEMLVVVVPGLPVEVVEVMVPGDSVEMLVVVVPGFPVEMLVVVVPGVSVDVVVVVVPGFPVEMLVVVVPGFPVEMLVVVVPGLPVEVVEVMVPGVSVDMLVVVVPGFPVDVVVVVVPGFPVEVLVEVVTGVSVDVVVVVVPGFPVEMLVVVVPGFPVEMLVVVVPGLPVEVVEVMVPGVSVDMLVVVVPGFPVDVVVVVVPGFPVEVLVEVVTGVSVDVVVVVVPGFLVEMLVVVVPGVSVDVVVVVVPGFPVEMLVVVVPGFPVEVLVEVVTGVSVDVVVVVVPGFPVEMLVVVVTGVSVDVAVVVVPGFPLEMLVVVVPGLPVEVVEVMVPGVSVDMLVVVVPGFPVDMLVVVVSGFPVEMLVVVAVVLDSP
- a CDS encoding hypothetical protein (NECATOR_CHRX.G25817.T1), translated to MVPGVSVDVVVVVVSGFPVEMIVVVVPGFPVEMLVVVVTGVSVDVAVVVVPGFPLEMLVVVVPGLPVEVVEVMVPGDSVEMLVVVVPGFPVEMLVVVVPGVSVDVVVVVVPGFPVEMLVVVVPGFPVEMLVVVVPGLPVEVVEVMVPGVSVDMLVVVVPGFPVDVVVVVVPGFPVEVLVEVVTGVSVDVVVVVVPGFPVEMLVVVVPGFPVEMLVVVVPGLPVEVVEVMVPGVSVDMLVVVVPGFPVDVVVVVVPGFPVEVLVEVVTGVSVDVVVVVVPGFLVEMLVVVVPGVSVDVVVVVVPGFPVEMLVVVVPGFPVEVLVEVVTGVSVDVVVVVVPGFPVEMLVVVVTGVSVDVAVVVVPGFPLEMLVVVVPGLPVEVVEVMVPGVSVDMLVVVVPGFPVDMLVVVVSGFPVEMLVVVAVVLDSP